TGAGACTAATTATATTCCGTTGAATGCTGATCTGATTAAAAGTCTGAATGCTGTTTGCAGGGTGGTCGATGTGGAATTTATGGGGCCAATTGCCCCGAGTGGATCATTTCTATGGAGGTACAGCTTTGTGATTTACGGCTAGGGTTTGTTACTTTCATTCATTCGTGTGCTTTGTAATAAATGAGTACTTAAACTCGGACTTACCCTCAACATACTTTTACTCGAGTCTCTTTCTGTTGTACAGTATCTCAAACTGTTCATATCTTTTGAGTTACATTCCCTTGGCTTCAAACATTATGGCTTACAAATCCTCTCAGCCTCTCCTACACAAATCCACTATGTCCTACATTGCACGTTGTCTTGGGCGATATGAATGGTGAACCCGAAGTTTGTTTTTAATGAAGTAGACTGACTTAGTAAGCTTACCAATTTTTCAGGCTTGTAACAGCCAAGGAGTATCTTATGTGCCTCTGTATGACACGCTTGGTATGCTATCTCTTTCCTTGTACTTATCTTATCTTTTTCGATGTTAATTACTGGTTTGACAGATTAGACGATTGATGCATCACATACATGACATCATTCTGCAATAATGTATGCAGGTGCTAATGCAGTTGAGTTCATCGTCAACCACGCTGAAGTCTCCATTGTTTTTGTTCAGGAGAAAAAGATACCATCTGTAAGATCCAATTACTGCACTTCTTTATCTTATCTTTGTTAAGCTTAAGGTGCATGTATAAAATATTAATTTAGAAAATATTACATCCAATGTCAGTGTCCATGAAACTCAGATACTTATTACAGGCTTTCAGCATTCGTAAGACGTTACATTTATTCTGAGTAATGAGTGTCTGAGACTGGTGAAAGTTGAGTACTGTAGCATGACGCGATATTCTGACCCCCATCGTCTCTATTTTGTTCTGCTCCTTCATTATTTTATGTCTTAGTACACATTCTTAATAGTAACCCGTATCCTATTTTTGGTGCTTGTACAGATGCTGGCTTGCTTACCAAAGTGTGACTGCCTCAAAAGTATGTAAACTGGAGAAAGTTTCTCCATTTAAGTATACTGTCATTTGCAACTCGAGGCGAATTATATTCTGAATCTCATGTTGAAACTGAGATAAGTCTAATATTTTTTTTTCAGCAATTGTTAGTTTTGGTGATATTTCTAGCACACAAAGGAAGGAAGCTGAGGATGCTGGCTTGTCTTGCTTCTCCTGGGAAGAATTCGCACAACTGGTAAAATAGTCGTCTTCACCTAAATCTGTTTTTCGGTACAGTAATACCTGAAAGATTATGTGATGATATCAGAAAGCTTATTTCCACATAGTAGATGAGATTAGTGAGCATTAAAAAAAATTGTATCGATAATTTCAGGGAACTACAGATGGCGAATTTCCTGTAAAACAAAAGAGCAACATCTGCACAATAATGTACACAAGTGGAACAACAGGTGAACCAAAAGGGGTGATTTTACACAATGAAGCTTTCCTTGCAGAGGTCTACTCAATGGATTACCTTCTTGCAGAGACAGACAAAGCGGTACAAGTCATTCTTTCACTGCTAATAGATCATGGCCCTTGTACTTGACTGGATTAGTTGCATAAATAAGTTTCAGAAACGTTTGATGATTCTTTTATCAATTTATCAGCTTCACTTCTCAGTTTCTCTGATGTCTAAAATAAACAAAAGCGTGAATGAATTTCATATAATATCATGTAGAGGGGGTTTCCCATATATGCAGCCTTACCCCATGTGTTAGCGACACAAAGAGACTATTTTCTGGCAATTTCAGTACGATAATGAAACTGTATATTCTTATTACAGCTTGCAGAAGACGATGTATTCTTCTCGTTTCTTCCACTAGCTCACATATTTGACCAGATAATGGAAACATTTAGCATCTCCAGGGGAGCTTCTATAGGATTTTGGCAGGGAGTAAGTCCTTCTGCATAGCTAATTCCTAAATGTAAACCAGTAGAGACTTCCGAAGTCAGAACTACGACTAATAAAAGTTCTCCCCGTCCTCTGCGTTTGACTTGCAGGATGTGAGGTATTTGTTAGAGGACCTGCAAGAATTGAAGCCAACTATTTTCTGTGGTGTTCCAAGAGTTTTTGACCGTTTATATTCTGGTTAATTTCTGACACATTAATCAAAAACAAGCTTTGCTTCCATTTCTGATACATATTAGAGTCTCGTCTGTCTCTATTTGTTTGGCCTGCGCAGGTATATTGAGTAAAGTTTCATCAAGCGGTTTACTCAGAAAGGGACTGTTTGACTTTGCCTATAACTAGTATGCTCATACAGTCATATCTCTTCTTCTATGATTCTCGACCATTTCAATATGCACCGTGTGTTCGTTTCAACATTTCATATATCTGACCGATTAACCTCAAAACAGTAAGCTGAGGAATATGGAGAAGGGACTACGCCAAGATGAAGCAGCTCCCCTTCTAGACAAAGTTGTTTTTAGTAAGGTTGAAATTCTTCTTTTCTTATCCCTTCACTGTAATGAACAATAACTTACTTATCCAACATATCTGAACTGCAAAGATTAAACAAAGCTTTGGAGGACGTCTGCGACTCATGTTTTCAGGAGGCGCACCTTTGCCACGTCATGTAGAAGAATTCTTGAGGGTCACTTGTTGCTGTCCATTAACACAAGGGTATGGTAAGTCATGATCTTTCTGCCGACTCAGTATTGATTTCAATTTCCACAGTTTTTGTACTTGGTGGCTCATTTGCTTTCCGAAGGTCTTGTGTGTATGCAACAATTTTATTAATATTTGTATATATCTGAAGCATAAGCATATTCCATTATCCGTGGATAGGTCTCACTGAAAGCTGTGGAGGAAGTTTCACATCATTCGCGAATGTGTACTCAATGATCAGCTCAGTTGGTGTGCCTTTGACTACCATAGAAGCGAGACTGGAATCAGTTCCAGAGATGGGCTACGATGCATTGTCAAACATACCGCGTGGAGAAATTTGTTTGAGAGGCAAAACAATGTTCTCTGGTTACCACAAAAGACAAGATCTAACTGATGAAGTTATTGTAGATGGATGGTTCCATACAGGTAACAGAAAAACCGAGTTACACTAATTTGCGGTGTTATTAGTTTACTACCATGCTGTCATCCTCCGCAGCATTCATCTTTTGGTCATTCTTTCTGTTTGCTGGTACTCAATGGGTTCTCATCTGTCGAATGGGTTCTGCACATTTAGCCTTCAACGGACTTTGAAAAACTCCTCTGTTAATACACGTGAAATGTCTAATGCTGCGGTTCAGGTGATGTCGGAGAATGGCAGCCTGATGGTTCCATGAAAATAATTGACAGGAAGAAAAACATATTTAAGCTGTCACAAGGAGAATATGTTGCTGTCGAGAACATTGAGAGCGTATACTCCCGGTGTCCCCTAATAACATCAGTAAGTTTAGCTTCACAGTCTCGATAGTAATTAGAGCTATGCTTATCTTTTGGAAATTAATCACTTTATTGTTGGTTAACTCAATGTTCTGTCTCAGATTTGGGTTTACGGCAATAGTTTTGAGTCATTTCTAGTGGCTGTTGTCGTTCCTGAGAAAAAGGCACTTGAAGACTGGGCAGAAAGTAATCAAGAAACCGGAGATTTCAAAACACTTTGCAAAAGTCCCAAGGCAAGGAATTATTTAATGGAAGAGCTCAATAAAACTGGCAAAGAACACAACGTATGTAATCCATAATCCGACCTGTTGGTTATTTTCCTGCAAATGTGCCATCAGTTTTATGACTCTCCACCCTGACATGTTTTATGTGTACAGATTCGAGGTTTTGAGATGTTACGGGTAGTTCATTTAGAGCCTAATCCTTTTGATTTCGAGAGGGATCTGATTACGCCTACTTTCAAATTGAAAAGACCCCAGCTGCTCAAATACTACAAGGTAGGTTTTCTATTTACTGATAGTAAAGAATTTGAAACCGACAGATGGATTAGATTTTGAATTTATCGCGCTATTCATCCAATTCATGTTTTGTTATGCAAGAGAAATCAAACATCAGAAGTATTGCATTATCCACTTGACAGAGACGAGACCGTCAACATTCTACTGTAATTTATCTGATGTGTGATTTTATATGGGATCTGCAGGACTGCATCAATGAGATGTACAATGAAGCAAAGGGATCAAGGGCATAAATTCCGAGTGCGATATAATGCTAGCATGGGAATGTATTTGGCCGTTATGTTAAGTTAAATGATACATGGTGTTGATGTTGTGTTGGCTTTTCGTCGATAATAGACATCTTTATAAATAGTTGCTATATATATGTAAGAAAGCCTGTAAACAAACAAAATTAATACATTCATCATTTCATCTATTCCAAGTGTTTTAACTTTTAAACAGCCTCGTTCTATGAGAGGCCATTAACTCTGCCCGAGTGCATGTACCAGTCCCAAGCTTCTCAGCATAAACCGGTACAAAACATCCTGCGTCATTACGAATGATGCCTATTGCCTCCCCCTCCTGCCAAACCAGGGTTTCCTCTTGAGGCTCCAACCATTCAAAACCCACCAACCAGAGGGTAGGAAATCCCATCTTACATGAATTTCTTTTCTCCTGATAATCCCTTCTCCAAAGAAGAACTCATCTTTGATCATGCTCTCTTAATTTATTCAAGTCGTCGTATAATAAACTGTTGTGATGGAATAAATTCGCGTTGAGTATTGCGAAAAATTCTCTCATTTTGCCGCTTCCAAATCCACCATACAGTGACAGTGAATAATGTAGGCCATTATGCGAAGTTAAACTGAGTTTCCAAAAACAAGTTGGCAGTGAGCCAACTAGTTAATGGCAAATTGAAAGAAGGGGAATTTGGAATAGCTCAATGAAGTAAATTCCATACTTTCTTTGCCTCTGGACATTACCTCAACACTCAACAGGTGGATAGTCATCTCCTCGTGCGCATTACATGCAGGGCACCTCAGATCAGTATACGGTCATGGAGAAGGAGCTAAAGGAAGAGTCTCATGCGTTGGGATGCGCATGTTTTCCATGGAAGTTGCCAAAAATTACCATCAAAGAGCGGAGAGTCCTTTCTGATTGACAGACTTAATCGTGAAATCTCCCCCTGGATAAGGATTCCGAAAATAGGCTATCTTTTGCCTCATCATCATTACGAACAACTGAACAAGTTCAAAGCTTGCTACGGTCTGCAAGATATGGCTAGCTAAAAAATCAGCAAAGTCCGACCATTTCCAGCCTGAAAAAGTGTCCCACATTTCCTCAACAGTAGTAGCTTGTAAATGTAATGGAAGCTCACACAGAATGTGATTCTCCACAGTTGGTTCTTTTCTGCAAATGTGCCATCACTTTTACGACTATGCACCCAGACATGTTTTATGTGTACAGGTTCGAGATTTTGAGAAGTTACGGGTAGTTCAATTAGAGCCTAATCCTTTTGATCTCGAAAAGGATCAAAGGCTCCAACTGCTCAAATACTACAAGGAATATTGTGCTATGTGCGCTACGGTTGATCTTACTCAAGACGGTCTTAAGTTAAGACAGATTGTCTtaatttaagacggttttaagaAAGAATTTGTGTGCAATGTAAGTTGGAAATCAAACATAGGAAGTACTGTATTATCCAATTGACAACCAATCTATAGCtaacataaataaataaagaaacaGATCAAAATTAGGGTAAGAAATAATCTATCAGATTGATCTTATTGACCTTGAAGGCTCAATTTCATAGCAGATACAACATTCCTCGGACAACCAATCTATCtaatttctaaaaaaaaaaaaacttaatttaatttaagacggttttaaacaAGACTAACTAGAAGGAATAATCAATCTGAGGTGGTGTTATCATCATTGTCCTCCAAATTCCCAAATTTCTGCTGAAAAGATTCCTGCTTTTGTAACCACATCATATGACCCTACACCCACGAAAACAAGCAAACAtcaattcttatttaagaccgtCTAGATTCAAGATGACTCTCACACTCGATTAAAA
The Silene latifolia isolate original U9 population chromosome 11, ASM4854445v1, whole genome shotgun sequence genome window above contains:
- the LOC141611237 gene encoding uncharacterized protein LOC141611237; the encoded protein is MDARQLLKEKKFWFASVLIAWAAGLQGHMMWLQKQESFQQKFGNLEDNDDNTTSD
- the LOC141611236 gene encoding putative CoA ligase CCL6, yielding MVNGKIAMYTVKVGESREATANKPSAGPVYRCVYAKDGLTGVPHGLDSPWDLFSKSVEKFPNNPMLGRRQIIDKKAGPYEWVTYKEVYDSAVRIGSAIRKCGVNPGGRCGIYGANCPEWIISMEACNSQGVSYVPLYDTLGANAVEFIVNHAEVSIVFVQEKKIPSMLACLPKCDCLKTIVSFGDISSTQRKEAEDAGLSCFSWEEFAQLGTTDGEFPVKQKSNICTIMYTSGTTGEPKGVILHNEAFLAEVYSMDYLLAETDKALAEDDVFFSFLPLAHIFDQIMETFSISRGASIGFWQGDVRYLLEDLQELKPTIFCGVPRVFDRLYSGILSKVSSSGLLRKGLFDFAYNYKLRNMEKGLRQDEAAPLLDKVVFSKIKQSFGGRLRLMFSGGAPLPRHVEEFLRVTCCCPLTQGYGLTESCGGSFTSFANVYSMISSVGVPLTTIEARLESVPEMGYDALSNIPRGEICLRGKTMFSGYHKRQDLTDEVIVDGWFHTGDVGEWQPDGSMKIIDRKKNIFKLSQGEYVAVENIESVYSRCPLITSIWVYGNSFESFLVAVVVPEKKALEDWAESNQETGDFKTLCKSPKARNYLMEELNKTGKEHNIRGFEMLRVVHLEPNPFDFERDLITPTFKLKRPQLLKYYKDCINEMYNEAKGSRA